The Sulfurimonas lithotrophica genome includes a region encoding these proteins:
- a CDS encoding HmuY family protein — translation MKLNKMYILSTLVSSMLILSGCGGDSGSSAVVIPNQSTAETTSMDASSGAETKFNLSSGLVDSTTWHFAYQKYLGFKTNGGSSGNGSITACVAKTYADLYDTNNNSVQSEFEALNATNTLSDFEAVSMDDCNSSAYIEDSIDTQIETSTWLDASYGPGGPVFSAKTDSNNSYIIRSADGNSYARVKVKSVDVNLSAGSRKLVLSSELWNGTAWTAAQDSPELDFSSSKAYWDLETNGLSDAANEWELAVSVAGQDYPLQVNGGASGDGNGGVGLVINEDATTVTDPTNTSEVYTYFADSATGALSSPGSYGPLEYGVAGGHLMWPTFAVYIIDDGVDKYKFQIISNNGQSGALSSGNLVIRYQKLD, via the coding sequence ATGAAATTAAACAAAATGTATATATTAAGCACTCTTGTATCTTCAATGCTAATACTTAGTGGTTGCGGCGGCGATAGTGGTAGCTCTGCTGTAGTTATTCCAAATCAATCTACGGCAGAGACAACTTCTATGGATGCCAGTAGCGGTGCAGAAACAAAATTTAATCTATCGAGCGGTTTAGTCGATTCAACGACTTGGCACTTTGCTTACCAAAAATACTTAGGCTTTAAAACAAATGGCGGCAGCAGCGGCAATGGCAGTATTACAGCTTGTGTAGCCAAAACTTACGCTGATCTTTACGATACTAATAACAACTCGGTTCAAAGTGAGTTTGAAGCACTTAATGCAACAAATACTTTAAGTGATTTTGAGGCTGTAAGTATGGATGATTGTAATTCTAGTGCATATATCGAAGACTCTATAGATACTCAAATAGAGACAAGTACATGGCTAGATGCAAGCTACGGTCCCGGAGGTCCTGTTTTTTCTGCCAAAACAGATAGCAACAACAGTTATATAATAAGGTCTGCCGATGGAAATTCTTATGCTCGTGTAAAAGTGAAAAGCGTTGACGTAAATTTAAGTGCGGGTAGCAGAAAGCTTGTTTTATCATCTGAATTATGGAACGGTACTGCATGGACAGCTGCTCAAGATTCACCGGAACTTGATTTTTCAAGTTCAAAAGCTTATTGGGATCTTGAAACAAACGGTCTAAGCGATGCTGCAAATGAGTGGGAGTTGGCAGTAAGCGTTGCAGGGCAAGATTATCCTCTGCAAGTTAACGGCGGTGCAAGCGGAGACGGAAACGGAGGAGTCGGACTTGTTATTAACGAAGATGCAACAACCGTTACAGACCCTACAAACACTTCTGAAGTTTACACGTATTTTGCAGACAGTGCAACAGGTGCTCTATCTAGTCCAGGAAGTTATGGTCCTTTAGAGTACGGTGTAGCAGGCGGACACTTAATGTGGCCGACATTTGCCGTATATATAATTGACGACGGAGTTGATAAATATAAATTTCAAATTATCTCAAACAATGGCCAAAGCGGTGCACTTTCAAGCGGAAACTTAGTTATTAGGTATCAAAAATTAGACTAA
- a CDS encoding DUF2149 domain-containing protein — protein sequence MALKLLHEDDDSNPMNSVINLIDVFLVLIAALLIIISQNPLNPFSSDDVTVIKNAGKKDMQIMVKKGKEIKEYKSTGNIGEGNGVKAGVSYKMEDGSFVYVPNEKGKK from the coding sequence ATGGCACTAAAACTACTACATGAAGACGATGATTCAAACCCAATGAATTCAGTTATTAATCTTATAGATGTTTTTTTGGTTCTTATTGCGGCACTTTTAATAATCATATCTCAAAATCCTCTTAATCCTTTTTCGAGCGATGACGTTACGGTTATAAAAAATGCAGGAAAAAAAGATATGCAAATAATGGTCAAAAAAGGCAAAGAGATAAAAGAATATAAATCAACCGGCAATATAGGCGAAGGAAACGGTGTTAAAGCCGGAGTGTCTTATAAAATGGAAGACGGTTCTTTTGTTTACGTACCCAATGAAAAAGGAAAAAAATAG
- a CDS encoding transporter yields MKKSLLYAFIVLSVTINAQVIPTVNSKGGAMVLPEGKFKMLIKNISFDKDTMYKGTNEVYNQQGLDASANITLFGLVYGVSKNMDLKVIVPYKRLSADATLPNTYAAMKFPVKIDNKGLGDIIVMGRYKLVSMKDKGYAISIGAGVKLPTGSSDEKFEKGPPSNPNMTTPMPTQLGTGSAEYKLELGFSKMLMPNMRIDAHTMYTYRPDAKHDYDFGDELSYDLGINYAVLKSLNLGIEYNGKYNTDTDSGTDPEPVNPFPFKSFSGTIGYITPQIQWLPFDKPKIHVDFGVSLLTHYNASVYQPLEKQRYIFMVGYLF; encoded by the coding sequence ATGAAAAAAAGTCTATTGTATGCATTTATAGTTTTATCTGTAACTATTAATGCACAGGTTATCCCTACGGTTAATTCTAAAGGCGGTGCTATGGTATTGCCTGAGGGTAAGTTTAAGATGCTTATCAAAAATATAAGTTTTGATAAGGATACTATGTATAAAGGCACAAATGAAGTATATAATCAACAGGGCTTGGATGCATCTGCGAATATTACTTTATTTGGTTTAGTTTACGGAGTTAGTAAGAATATGGATCTAAAAGTGATAGTTCCATATAAGCGATTAAGTGCGGATGCGACTCTGCCTAATACTTACGCAGCTATGAAATTCCCGGTAAAAATCGACAATAAAGGTCTTGGCGATATTATTGTAATGGGAAGATACAAACTAGTGAGCATGAAAGACAAGGGTTATGCCATTTCAATCGGTGCGGGTGTAAAACTGCCTACCGGTTCAAGTGATGAAAAGTTTGAAAAAGGTCCTCCGAGTAATCCAAATATGACAACACCGATGCCGACTCAGTTAGGTACGGGAAGTGCCGAGTATAAGCTAGAACTTGGATTCTCAAAAATGCTTATGCCAAATATGCGTATAGATGCACACACTATGTACACATATAGACCGGATGCAAAACATGATTATGATTTCGGGGATGAACTTAGCTATGACTTGGGTATAAATTATGCAGTTTTAAAAAGTTTAAACTTGGGTATTGAGTATAACGGAAAATACAATACAGATACTGATTCCGGGACTGATCCCGAACCTGTCAATCCTTTCCCTTTTAAATCTTTTAGCGGTACAATCGGATATATAACACCTCAAATTCAATGGTTGCCTTTTGATAAACCAAAAATTCATGTAGATTTTGGCGTATCTCTTTTGACACATTATAATGCATCGGTTTATCAACCTTTGGAAAAACAAAGATATATATTTATGGTAGGGTATCTTTTTTAA
- a CDS encoding TonB-dependent receptor plug domain-containing protein has translation MSFKIFLLLALSIILNAQVIDKIEVTTGTRTNKVLSEAPIRTEVVTKKDIANLHAKNVSEAIKNIPGLLIKETHGKQGQSVSIQGYDSDRVLILIDGEPMTNPSGQTVDLTQLNVNDVESIEIIKGAASALYGSQAMGGVINIITSKPKNGNHNSASLELGSYLSKSPDDMPVAQAKLSSTYKDDNIAASIYADYKHDSGVKLKDEFTYALPEADRLNLNAELRFLAQNEFYVKPRIYLERTLKPFSSFVPGTGEVKKEKDEVAQKYRLGLGGSGKLKNSDSWKIMAFGERYYDTTETNTLSTSYIENIREAVIDLAHLDSQYDTTFLDSHLITMGITLKYQALEQEEIKNSQTNSIKINELTGNASSHTYEVYIQDDWFITNNFEVLPGFRYQNDSDFGSYLSPKISFLYSFIDNDYNNLNIRASYGNGYRAPSIKERYFNFDHSQYGYMVIGNPNLEPESSHSYQLSFEWIRKKNFNANINFYYNDIKDLIDTKKNIQKSILNGLEIHEYINIDSALTSGVEISGAFYFMNHYSINGGYTYLYSEDKNTKKHLTSRPEHQVKTILSYNKSTTNILLSFIYESDEFVDSENKIKSPSSTQIDIKMTTYVTKLLSIYGGINNLLDNHQNVDDEHDLRTKRPRYIYAGVTYNF, from the coding sequence ATGAGTTTTAAAATATTTTTACTTTTAGCTTTATCGATAATTTTAAATGCACAAGTAATCGATAAAATCGAAGTAACTACGGGAACCAGAACAAATAAAGTTTTAAGTGAAGCTCCAATTAGAACAGAAGTCGTTACAAAAAAAGACATAGCAAACTTACATGCAAAAAATGTTAGTGAGGCTATTAAAAATATTCCCGGTTTATTAATTAAAGAGACTCACGGAAAACAAGGTCAAAGTGTTTCTATACAAGGTTATGATTCTGATAGAGTACTCATTTTAATCGACGGTGAACCCATGACCAACCCAAGTGGACAGACGGTAGATTTAACTCAACTAAACGTAAATGACGTAGAGTCTATAGAGATAATCAAAGGTGCTGCATCTGCGCTTTACGGTTCTCAAGCTATGGGTGGTGTTATAAATATAATCACTTCAAAACCAAAAAACGGTAATCATAATTCAGCCTCTCTTGAACTTGGTTCATACCTTTCAAAATCACCTGATGATATGCCTGTAGCACAGGCAAAACTATCTTCAACCTACAAAGACGACAATATAGCGGCTTCAATATATGCAGATTATAAACATGACAGCGGCGTAAAATTAAAAGATGAATTTACATATGCATTACCTGAAGCAGACAGACTTAATTTAAATGCAGAGTTACGTTTTTTAGCTCAAAACGAATTTTACGTCAAGCCCAGAATATATCTAGAAAGAACTCTTAAACCTTTTAGTTCATTTGTCCCGGGAACAGGAGAAGTAAAAAAAGAAAAAGATGAAGTTGCACAAAAATACAGACTTGGGCTAGGCGGCAGCGGTAAATTAAAAAATTCCGATAGTTGGAAAATCATGGCATTTGGAGAAAGATACTATGATACTACCGAGACAAATACACTCTCAACATCATACATAGAGAATATACGTGAAGCCGTAATAGACTTGGCTCATCTAGATTCTCAATACGATACTACGTTTTTAGATTCGCATCTGATTACTATGGGTATTACTTTAAAATATCAAGCACTTGAACAAGAAGAAATCAAAAATTCCCAAACAAATAGCATAAAAATAAATGAACTAACGGGTAACGCTTCATCTCATACTTATGAAGTTTATATACAAGATGATTGGTTTATAACAAATAATTTTGAAGTTTTACCGGGCTTTAGATACCAAAACGACAGTGATTTCGGTTCTTATTTATCTCCTAAAATCTCTTTTTTATATTCTTTTATTGATAATGATTACAATAATCTCAATATTAGGGCATCTTACGGTAACGGTTATAGAGCACCTAGTATAAAAGAGCGTTACTTTAATTTTGACCATTCACAGTATGGATATATGGTTATCGGAAATCCTAATTTAGAGCCTGAGAGTTCACACTCTTACCAGTTATCGTTTGAGTGGATTAGAAAAAAAAATTTTAACGCAAATATTAACTTTTACTATAACGATATTAAGGATTTAATAGATACTAAAAAAAATATTCAAAAAAGCATCCTTAACGGTTTGGAGATACATGAATATATAAATATAGACTCAGCATTAACATCCGGAGTAGAGATAAGCGGTGCTTTTTATTTTATGAATCATTATTCTATAAACGGTGGATATACATATCTTTACAGTGAGGATAAAAATACAAAAAAACATCTTACATCCAGACCGGAACATCAAGTAAAAACAATACTTTCTTATAACAAAAGCACTACAAATATACTACTTAGTTTTATCTATGAAAGTGATGAGTTCGTTGACAGTGAAAATAAAATAAAATCGCCGTCTTCCACTCAAATAGATATTAAAATGACCACGTACGTCACTAAACTGCTAAGCATCTACGGAGGTATTAATAATCTTTTAGATAATCATCAAAATGTTGATGACGAGCATGATTTGCGTACAAAAAGACCTAGATATATCTACGCAGGTGTTACATACAATTTCTAA
- a CDS encoding cobaltochelatase subunit CobN, with protein MKNFIFIFILLSSFLNADKNLPAKQRAEVLIISTTMGKNRQERKAKLLSEQLKPYNISSEIIFDIKKENAKDILSKRRLIIVDALDGKGGVARLLRQYEDIIEDLKIPYIALKLNYEKYGNMEDNFAKKLLAYFGEAGKYNYAQGAALLAKKYFGFNTNPQPVHKLGKTGIYHPTKGKGTFKNLDEYLKTLSEKERSQPKIAIALHQQNIASDDTAIVDYAIDKLNKAGITPIAFYTEVGEDDFAGKRFFIKDGKVLVDLVLSFQVMIMDQEKLKKDYTDIGLKVMHGMVYRQGEKTEWEKDKQGISMNWIPMSYVIPEHIGYTDQMIIAALDKESKKTTPIEYQLDMFMKIAINNSKLKQKHNKDKNIAIFYYNYPPGVNNFGASYMKYPESIENILDNMQKAGYKTQSKKADFFIKELPKSMAYYYQNTLYDEKYADLLPYSEYMKWFYKLPLEIQKQINKAWGKPQNNQFVIHKNSKKYFIIPRYKLGNVTLLPQPSRSNYNDKNNEAALYHDTSKPVPHHYLAVYLYVKKQNDAVVHLGTHGTYEWTYGKERGLSIYDSPLLSVGEIPNIYPYITNNLAEGIQAKRRGRATLISHQTPPFGASGTYKELSDIMDLINQYQQSTDAVKEKTKTKLIDLVIKMNLHKDMKYTKEKMQTQTEVFVADLYDYLNGLSTTLTPLGMHKYGSYPNDDHMVQTLMSMLGDAYIKATQGEKGLSGINYKDLNKTNAYQTIQKFVIEKESKENLDSSLLPFIETAKVYRDNFINNQEIKSLLKGLNAQYIPTSVGGDPVRSPESVPTGKNMYGFDPDRIPTEAAYDTGKKIMKEYIQNYYATHGKYPDKISFNLWSLETMRHFGVLESQILYAMGIKPIWSKGGISDEMVQSMAKGILAGFLSEDFATWLSKFVTVERIKTFDFLMPESMKKKFYMALKMGRGKISGVEIIPYGDLKRPRVDVVVQATGLYRDTFPNVMKLIQDGVEKISTLKEEHNYVREHTLSLEKMLLEKGYSDKDAKYLSTARMFSAKSGEYGNGVSDTAMATETWEEENKIATNYLRKSGYIYGSDTSRWGEKLEDTDLFAQNLKGSDAVMFSRTSNLYGMMTSDDPYGYFGSMALAIRSIDGNSPQMLISNLRDPNNAKMQNVSEFISNELRTRYYNPKWIEEMQKSGYSGANQVLDVVNNFWGWQVVYPDGVRSDQWQEFVDIYYDDKYDMKMDEWFEKTNPTVRAQMAEVMLEAIRKGYFQTDAKTIKKLVETLEDISKRFNHKSENKKLNEFIKAQKSVGYGLSIPVAKPVAKAKANANKPVVKAKPKIKGQKLEEVKKEQKEKTDYSEILLYSFLAFLILIGIFYEMRNNFKTRHLK; from the coding sequence GTGAAAAATTTTATATTTATATTTATACTTTTAAGCAGCTTTTTAAATGCTGATAAAAATTTACCCGCAAAACAAAGAGCAGAAGTTTTAATTATATCCACCACAATGGGTAAAAATCGTCAAGAAAGAAAAGCCAAACTTTTAAGCGAACAGTTAAAGCCGTATAACATAAGCTCGGAAATTATTTTTGATATAAAAAAAGAAAATGCTAAAGATATTTTATCCAAAAGAAGACTTATTATAGTAGATGCTCTTGATGGAAAAGGCGGAGTAGCAAGACTTTTAAGACAATACGAAGACATTATTGAAGATTTAAAAATTCCGTATATAGCGTTAAAATTAAATTATGAAAAATACGGAAATATGGAAGATAATTTTGCTAAAAAATTATTAGCATATTTTGGCGAAGCAGGAAAATACAACTATGCCCAAGGTGCAGCGTTGTTAGCTAAGAAGTATTTTGGATTTAACACAAACCCTCAGCCAGTACACAAACTCGGCAAAACAGGTATTTATCATCCGACAAAGGGTAAGGGTACGTTTAAAAACTTGGATGAGTATTTAAAAACACTTAGTGAAAAAGAGAGATCTCAACCAAAAATCGCAATAGCACTGCATCAGCAAAATATTGCATCCGATGATACGGCTATAGTCGATTATGCAATCGATAAATTAAACAAAGCCGGCATAACCCCTATAGCTTTTTACACTGAAGTCGGCGAAGATGATTTTGCGGGAAAACGCTTTTTTATAAAAGACGGGAAAGTGCTTGTTGACTTAGTACTCTCTTTTCAAGTTATGATAATGGATCAAGAGAAGCTAAAAAAAGACTATACGGACATTGGACTAAAAGTTATGCACGGTATGGTTTACCGTCAAGGTGAAAAAACCGAGTGGGAAAAAGACAAGCAGGGAATCTCAATGAATTGGATACCGATGAGTTACGTAATTCCTGAACACATAGGTTATACGGACCAGATGATAATAGCTGCACTTGATAAGGAGAGTAAAAAAACGACACCGATAGAGTATCAGTTAGATATGTTTATGAAAATAGCTATAAACAACTCAAAGCTAAAACAAAAACACAACAAAGATAAAAATATAGCTATTTTTTACTATAACTATCCTCCGGGTGTAAACAATTTCGGTGCCTCATATATGAAATATCCCGAATCTATTGAAAATATTTTAGATAATATGCAAAAAGCCGGTTATAAAACACAAAGTAAAAAAGCAGATTTTTTTATAAAAGAACTTCCTAAATCTATGGCTTATTATTACCAAAATACTTTATATGATGAAAAATATGCAGATTTATTACCATACAGTGAATATATGAAATGGTTTTATAAACTGCCCTTAGAGATTCAAAAACAGATAAATAAAGCTTGGGGTAAACCTCAAAACAACCAGTTTGTTATCCATAAAAACTCTAAAAAATATTTCATAATACCTAGATATAAACTAGGAAACGTAACTTTGCTCCCTCAACCGAGTCGTTCAAATTATAATGATAAAAATAACGAAGCCGCTTTGTATCACGATACTTCAAAACCTGTCCCGCATCACTATCTAGCCGTATATCTGTACGTAAAAAAACAAAACGATGCAGTAGTACATTTAGGAACTCACGGGACATATGAATGGACATATGGAAAAGAAAGAGGTCTTAGTATATATGATTCTCCCCTTTTAAGCGTAGGGGAAATTCCAAATATATACCCGTATATTACAAATAATCTTGCTGAGGGAATTCAGGCAAAAAGACGTGGACGTGCTACTTTAATCTCTCATCAGACTCCGCCTTTTGGAGCAAGCGGGACATACAAAGAGTTAAGCGATATTATGGATTTGATAAACCAGTATCAACAAAGCACAGATGCAGTAAAAGAAAAAACAAAAACAAAACTAATAGATTTGGTTATAAAAATGAATCTTCATAAAGATATGAAATATACAAAAGAGAAGATGCAAACTCAAACAGAAGTTTTTGTGGCTGATTTGTATGACTATTTAAACGGTTTAAGCACTACCTTAACACCACTGGGGATGCATAAGTACGGTTCGTATCCAAACGATGACCATATGGTTCAAACTCTTATGTCTATGCTTGGAGATGCTTATATAAAAGCAACACAAGGCGAGAAAGGATTAAGCGGAATCAACTACAAAGATTTAAATAAGACAAATGCATATCAAACAATACAAAAGTTTGTAATTGAGAAAGAATCCAAAGAAAATTTAGATTCATCTTTATTACCTTTTATAGAAACGGCAAAAGTATATAGAGATAATTTTATAAATAATCAAGAGATAAAATCTTTGTTAAAAGGTTTAAACGCACAGTATATCCCGACAAGTGTTGGCGGTGATCCAGTGAGGAGTCCGGAGTCTGTTCCTACGGGTAAAAATATGTACGGATTTGATCCAGACCGTATTCCGACCGAAGCTGCATACGATACCGGAAAAAAAATCATGAAAGAGTATATACAAAATTATTATGCAACTCACGGGAAATATCCGGACAAAATCAGTTTTAACCTTTGGTCACTAGAAACTATGCGTCACTTTGGGGTACTTGAATCTCAAATACTATATGCTATGGGAATCAAGCCTATTTGGAGTAAAGGAGGAATAAGCGATGAAATGGTTCAAAGCATGGCAAAAGGAATTCTTGCAGGATTTTTAAGTGAAGATTTTGCAACATGGCTTAGTAAATTTGTAACGGTTGAAAGAATTAAAACATTTGATTTTTTAATGCCTGAATCTATGAAAAAGAAATTTTATATGGCTTTAAAAATGGGTCGCGGAAAGATAAGCGGTGTTGAAATTATTCCATATGGAGATTTAAAACGCCCACGTGTTGACGTAGTTGTCCAAGCTACAGGTCTTTACAGAGATACATTTCCAAATGTTATGAAACTTATTCAAGATGGAGTTGAAAAGATATCTACACTCAAAGAGGAACATAACTATGTTAGAGAACATACCTTAAGTCTGGAGAAAATGCTTTTAGAAAAAGGTTACAGCGATAAAGATGCAAAATATCTATCAACAGCAAGAATGTTCTCGGCAAAAAGCGGTGAATACGGAAACGGTGTATCAGATACCGCTATGGCAACCGAAACTTGGGAAGAAGAGAATAAAATAGCCACAAACTATCTAAGAAAATCCGGTTATATATATGGTTCTGACACGTCGCGTTGGGGTGAGAAGCTTGAAGATACAGATCTTTTTGCACAAAACCTAAAGGGAAGTGATGCAGTTATGTTCTCTCGAACGTCAAACTTATACGGCATGATGACCTCGGATGACCCTTATGGATATTTTGGTTCAATGGCACTTGCTATTAGAAGCATAGACGGAAACTCCCCACAGATGTTAATCTCAAATCTACGTGATCCAAACAATGCAAAGATGCAAAACGTAAGCGAGTTTATTTCAAACGAACTTCGTACCAGATACTACAATCCAAAATGGATTGAAGAGATGCAAAAAAGCGGTTACAGCGGAGCAAACCAAGTTTTAGACGTCGTAAATAATTTTTGGGGTTGGCAAGTGGTATATCCTGATGGTGTACGTTCGGACCAATGGCAGGAATTTGTTGATATCTATTATGACGATAAATACGACATGAAAATGGATGAATGGTTTGAAAAAACAAATCCTACGGTACGCGCGCAAATGGCAGAAGTAATGCTTGAAGCTATAAGAAAAGGATATTTTCAAACAGATGCAAAGACTATAAAAAAGCTTGTAGAAACACTTGAAGATATCTCAAAAAGATTTAATCACAAAAGCGAAAATAAAAAACTTAACGAATTTATAAAAGCACAAAAATCAGTAGGTTACGGTCTAAGCATACCGGTTGCAAAACCTGTAGCAAAGGCTAAAGCAAATGCGAATAAACCGGTAGTTAAAGCAAAACCGAAAATTAAAGGTCAAAAACTAGAAGAGGTTAAAAAAGAACAAAAAGAAAAAACTGACTATTCGGAAATTTTACTTTACTCTTTTTTAGCATTTTTAATTTTAATCGGAATTTTTTACGAAATGAGAAACAACTTTAAAACAAGGCATTTAAAATGA
- a CDS encoding TonB-dependent receptor plug domain-containing protein gives MIKFPLSIALLSSLLLSDVLETIEVTTGTRTAKILSEAPIKTEVVSQEDIEKTHARDISDAIKNIPGLIIKETHGKQGQSVWMQGFDSDRILVLIDGEPMTSSLGSTVDLSQLSTSDIASIEIIKGAASALYGSQAMGGVINIKTKKPKEGLTNKIKIEAGTYADKSPNDRPVGLIGASTSYKTKEYLASAYVDYLHESGVVLNDASTYDLPKRNRINFNSEYRTLGKHQFYIKPRYYYEDTYKPFTSFAPGIGDVNELREEDVNKFRLSMGSESELQNLDKLKTSIFAERYESNSYQDKILTSYVESSRYATIDLVQAETQYDTILNDTHILTMGMQARYNALEQTTTKGQAGGSVSSDEMNGDASAYAVEGYIQDDWFIYDNLEFLPGLRYQYDSDFGSYLSPKLSLFYTPYNNEENRLNIRISYGNGYRVPTIKERYYIFDQSQAGVMLVGNPELEPETSTSYQISTEWIEKNLYSLAINLYYNDIKDLIDLKKNISRSQLEGLDIYEYTNVNKAYTSGFELEFGFKFLNDFSLNGGYTYLYSKDKNTKKHLTSRPENQLKATLAYDTAKLNIQASLTYEGKHYVDSQNNRVSPKQTLADIRFTYSLNTRLKIYGGINNFLDEHEDSKNVDDEGSTKPRYFFIGSSYEF, from the coding sequence ATGATTAAATTTCCGTTATCGATAGCTTTATTATCATCTCTGCTTTTAAGTGATGTTTTAGAAACAATAGAAGTAACTACCGGAACAAGGACTGCAAAAATATTAAGCGAAGCTCCTATAAAAACCGAAGTAGTAAGCCAAGAAGATATTGAAAAAACACACGCTAGAGATATAAGCGATGCTATAAAAAATATCCCTGGTTTAATTATAAAAGAAACTCACGGAAAACAGGGACAAAGTGTTTGGATGCAAGGTTTTGATTCAGATAGAATATTAGTTTTAATAGATGGCGAGCCTATGACAAGCTCACTTGGGAGTACCGTTGATTTAAGCCAATTAAGCACGAGTGATATTGCATCTATTGAGATAATAAAGGGTGCGGCATCAGCACTTTACGGTTCTCAAGCTATGGGCGGAGTAATAAATATCAAAACCAAAAAACCTAAAGAAGGCTTGACAAATAAAATAAAAATAGAAGCTGGTACATACGCTGACAAATCTCCAAATGACAGACCCGTTGGATTAATTGGGGCATCTACTAGCTACAAAACAAAAGAGTATTTAGCCAGTGCATATGTAGATTATTTACATGAGAGCGGTGTAGTTTTAAATGATGCCTCCACTTATGACTTACCAAAAAGAAACAGAATAAATTTCAATAGCGAATATCGCACGCTAGGCAAACATCAATTTTATATTAAACCTAGATATTATTATGAAGATACGTATAAACCTTTTACTAGTTTTGCGCCGGGAATCGGTGATGTAAACGAACTAAGAGAAGAAGACGTAAATAAATTTCGACTTAGTATGGGAAGCGAAAGTGAACTACAAAACTTAGATAAACTCAAAACATCTATTTTTGCCGAAAGGTATGAATCAAATTCATACCAAGATAAAATTCTAACGTCTTATGTCGAATCTTCTAGATATGCAACGATTGACTTGGTTCAGGCAGAAACTCAATACGATACGATTTTAAACGATACGCATATACTTACAATGGGGATGCAAGCAAGATATAATGCTTTGGAGCAGACCACGACAAAAGGGCAAGCCGGCGGTTCTGTTTCATCTGACGAAATGAACGGGGATGCATCTGCATATGCTGTTGAGGGTTATATTCAAGACGATTGGTTCATATATGATAACCTAGAATTTTTACCCGGTCTTAGATACCAATATGACAGTGATTTTGGTTCATACCTCTCTCCGAAACTATCTTTATTTTATACTCCGTATAATAATGAAGAAAATAGATTAAACATAAGAATATCTTACGGAAACGGATATCGCGTACCGACCATAAAAGAGCGTTATTATATTTTTGACCAATCACAAGCAGGAGTGATGCTTGTGGGGAATCCCGAGTTGGAACCTGAAACTTCTACTTCATATCAAATATCTACGGAATGGATAGAAAAAAATCTCTATTCCTTAGCCATAAACTTATATTACAACGATATCAAAGACTTAATAGATTTAAAAAAAAATATATCCAGAAGCCAACTTGAAGGTTTAGATATTTACGAATATACAAATGTTAACAAAGCTTACACGAGCGGTTTTGAACTAGAATTTGGATTTAAGTTTTTAAATGATTTTAGTTTAAACGGCGGATATACTTACCTTTACTCAAAAGATAAAAACACAAAAAAACATCTTACTTCTAGACCTGAAAATCAATTAAAAGCAACTTTGGCTTACGATACGGCTAAGTTAAATATACAAGCTTCTTTGACTTATGAAGGAAAACACTATGTCGATAGCCAAAACAACAGAGTATCGCCCAAACAAACCTTGGCAGATATCAGATTTACGTACAGTTTAAACACAAGATTGAAAATATACGGCGGAATAAATAACTTTTTAGATGAACACGAAGACTCTAAAAATGTCGATGATGAAGGCTCAACCAAACCGAGATATTTTTTTATAGGCAGTTCTTATGAGTTTTAA
- the ftnA gene encoding non-heme ferritin: MLSDNLLKKLNTQINLEFYSSNLYLQMSAWADNKGLSGTAKFLKDHAAEEMQHMQKIFDYIQDTGAMAELGTIDKPEINLENIRDVFEQTYTHEKFITKQINDLVDVTLSEKDFSTFNFLQWYVAEQHEEEKLFKSILDKIDIIGLDGRGLFMIDREVGNIMTN; encoded by the coding sequence ATGTTAAGTGATAACTTACTTAAAAAATTAAATACACAGATAAACTTGGAGTTTTACTCTTCAAATTTATATTTGCAAATGAGTGCATGGGCAGACAACAAAGGTCTTAGCGGTACTGCAAAATTTTTAAAAGACCATGCAGCAGAAGAGATGCAACATATGCAAAAAATATTTGACTATATTCAAGATACGGGAGCTATGGCTGAGCTTGGAACTATAGATAAACCAGAAATCAACTTAGAAAATATTAGAGATGTTTTTGAACAAACTTATACACATGAAAAATTTATTACAAAGCAGATAAATGATTTGGTGGACGTGACATTAAGCGAAAAAGATTTTTCCACATTTAACTTTTTACAGTGGTATGTAGCAGAACAGCATGAAGAGGAAAAACTGTTTAAATCTATATTGGACAAAATAGATATTATAGGACTTGACGGACGAGGACTGTTTATGATTGACCGCGAAGTCGGAAATATTATGACTAATTAG